TGGCATGCTTCACCTTTTCCCGGGGAGAGCTTGAGTATCTTGAATGCTGCATGATATGATGGCCATGCAGAGGTATCCATATGGCATATTGCTAAGATTGTATTGACTGGAACTTTTGTTTTAGGTTCAACTACATCCACTGCATAGATTTCAGTCGAGGAGAGCATATGGCAAAAGTaagctttttaattttttgaataataAGTTCTTTTCCTGAACCCTTTGTACTTTTAGTAGTCAATGCAACCAAGCGCTTGCTACCTAATGTAGTCTTTGAGAATTCAATCATGCTCTCGAGGGATGTAGAACAGCTTTTTATCTCTCCTTTTAAAGCTGCAGAGTTACAATAAAGAAGTGTAGTGTCAATATTACCTTTTGTGTTGGGGTTCACAAAAGATTGAGGAAATACTTTCTCAAGATTACTTTCATCTAGAGAAATTTTGGATGCGatttgagaaggaagaaatgatcGTTGAGGAAACTGGTCCTCCAAATTTGAGAGATGCACTCTATTTCCCTGTTTAAGAATGGAGattctaaaaaaggaaaaagggtcAACATTTTCAAGTCCTGGAGatgctttattattattatagccATAACCATTACCTAAGGGCTTGATGCTATTCATCTCTGCATAACAAGCTAGATTTGCAAGACTGCAAAACTTGGCATTAGATGAAAATGATTGTTTGGATgctaatgaagtgaaaaactCACTATCATCTTTATTGAGTGGAGATAATTTGGACAGAAGAACTCCAGGCATGTTGTTTTGTACATTTTCATGCCAATACTTCAGTTGTTCTGAAGCAGTAGATAAAGAAGATGTGGTTCTACAAAAGCTAAATGCGGGATAGATGGAGGCAATGACGAAAACAAGCATAGAAAAACTTAAATTGGCCATTGTTTGAGTGTTGGATATGTGATGAGCGAAGGTTAGTGTGAGGAACATAGCCTCTGCTCATTCAGTATTTATAGCTGAGCctcattcaacattttcttatattttagaTTTATTCTCTTGACCAAgaatttgtttaattattttggtGATAATGATTGTTTTGCTCAGATTACTGAGATAATacaaatttcttgaatgatAATCTAGAATCTCAGATTATGTGCATTGATGTCGACACTATTGTGTGGTGCATATCGTTGATATGGACCCAAAAGTAGGGAATGCTTGGAACGTCAACAAATGAAGACTCTCAAGCCTGAGAAGTCTGCTTCATTTGAAAAGGACATCAGAAACGACAGGAATTGCCTTAGGCATAAGtggtattatttatttattctttttaagTATTTTGTTCTTGGCAAAAATGAAaagtactatttttttttttgtgatataaGAACTCCTTGTATTGTTTTTTATTTCAGCTTTTAACATACTGGTTAAGCACTTGATAGTTTCGAAAACTAATTCATTTTTGCCAGTTCTAAATTATgtatttctttcattttattgaCAAATTGCCATGGGGGATTTTAGTCTGGCAATTGTTAATAGTAGTGAAAAGCAGATGATGGTGTAATTTAAACACTTTTGTTCAAATTCCAGCTAAACCAAATTGGAGtcaaaattaaaacaattaattTGATGTCAAAAAAGTATAAAAGAGCAAAATATCATTATGAAAATTGTATCTACTGTACAACAATAGTTGGTCAAACAAAATAATagtgaaaattaaaatacttGTGAGGAGAAGAAGGAATAATTCGGTTTCAAAAGTAACTTAGCAGTCGTTTCAGCTATAACTTTTACTTAATGATTTAGCATCTACATTTTTGTTGCCCTTAAAATTTTGTCCTGATTATCTGAAAAGAAGAAATCTATTGGATGGGAAATTGACGAAGGCTAGTTTCTAGTAATGTTCATTTAGCCCTTGGATACATTGACATCCCATATAACCAGGCAATTACCAGGGAAAGAGATTTATTGTCAAAGGATTCAAGAAGGAAGTGAAGAAAAaagcttaaaaaaaattaagaacttGGTGATATTGAGAAATGATAATGACACAATTTCATGCTTCAGGTTCCAGattaaaaatgacaaaaatgttGAGTTTCTTCCAAGAAGTTTGCACATATATATTGTGTCTATAAAGAAATTATgcataaaagaaaaataggtTCATTTTTTGTACTTAACCTCATTTACTATCATTCAAAACTGTTGAGTTGTAGTTTGAAGTTTCGTCCCCTACCTCTTTTTCGCTTCTTAAATCTCACTCCTTCCTTGTTAGgaaaaagttttgaaaaaaaaaaagttttaagtTTTGTCTGACTTACTGGCTTCTATTTAGATTAGTACGTAGAAGCAAAGCAGATGGTGTTTTTAAAGATACCGAACCTTATTTTCCACTACcatttttaaaagaaattcagtgttttattttgatttgctATCAGGTTCTACAAACAAGATCGAAATATTGCTCAACACCACAATAGAACAGAACTAACAATGTGCAAGAAAGATATTGTTCCAAGTCTTTCAatcaaaaatgaagaaattaacAAGAACAGATTCAACTTGGCTTAATTAACTGAATTAAGTcatcatttatatatatacttCCAGCATTGTCCTTAATTCCCCCTTTTGGATATTGACAGTACCTTATCAGTCGCTCATTCCATTCATcaaatttcctttttctaatTTATCGTCAAGATCAAATTTGACACACATTTACTTCTTTAAGCTGACTATGCAGTTTCCTGAGATTAAAAGcacaaaatgcaaaaattagttaaaaaaatttcgcatGGAACTTTAATTAATGAAAGTGGCAGAAATTTAATTAACTACCAGTAGTGCATTTTTATTGATCACGGTGCAAAACGTACAACTTTGTGTAACaacaaaatatacattttaTGCATAAGCAAGTACAAATCCCCCACATGAATGGGCTGGTGGTTGGCGCCTCGTCCTCGGGACCGTCAGGTCCTGGGGTCGAACCTCCGCAGCAACATCGGCTCCTCCGTGTATTTAACGTGCTAGGTCTGGTTGGGGCGCTGGGTCGGGCCGcagtgggattagtcgggctGCCTTTACGGACTTGACCCGAAAACCCACTCcgtcagtaaaaaaaaaaaaaaaaaaaagtacaaattCCTTGCATGATAAATAATTCTACTATATTTGCATCTCTATTAGATTAGGATTACCAGCtgctttattaaaaaattttaagaagACGAAAAGGGTTGGCAATGCATAAAAATTATGAATTGTGTGAACTAATGAGAGGGAGGATGCATTGGACTTTAGTCATGCCGACAAGGTGCATTGATACTTTAGTGAATTCAGGCGTCCACTTGAGACTGGCGATATAGTCCAATATCGCCCGCTTTGAAAGTTTTGCTCAGTTCACACTGAACAAGTTGCAATAATAGATATTATCCAACAACCAAATGATAGAATTCAATCTGCTCGCGGATTGAAGATGGCCCAGTGCTTATGAGTGGTGTCCCTCGAGCTAAATTTGTTTTTAGGTTCTTTTCTGAGTTTTTGTCCATTGCAGACATGATAAACACTATattggctttggttcttttatggATTATAGTTTATTCGACGAGCAAAATCTAGCAACTTGATGAGGAGAGATTGATCTAGTTACTAAGGTTGAGAGTCTAGGATTTAATGGTCCTTTTGGATTCTAATCCTACTACTCTTTCCTCGTTTCTTAAATCCTATTTTttcatttgtagaaattttttttaaaaaaaaataatctagCAACTTGAAGTGCAGCATATACTTAGAGAGGTTAATTGTGGGTGGATGGATGTATTGGCAAAGACGGGAACTTCTTAATGGGCAGTTAAGGCTTCCTCTAacctaatttaaaaaaaaaaaaaaacaaagattgATATTTCTCTAGATTTCCCTTTTCCTCTATTGTACTTAAGCACAGTTTGTTAGAACTGGATTAGAATAGGACTTGATagggaaaataaaatattaaatataccaCGAGCACCATATGACAATGCAGTACtaataaaaaaatcttttaattattattattattattatttttaatcgtCAACTCTACTTCTACTCCTACTTTATTCTAACCTAACTAGAGAGGAGACCCAACTGGACCACTGAAAACAGAATCACCACCGGACCAGACGAATGCACCACACACCCGTCTGAATTTTTAGTTGAAAAGCCACACTTGTGACAAATTGATGGGAGGTAAGGTTCGACCCCACCCAAAGCCTTAAAAGGCTTGGTGGTGGCTGACGGTTTTTAATTATTATGCTAGGCCTTGTCTGATATGCACTAGGCAAGGGACGCCTACCAAGTACAACTATTACTTACTGTATCACGTAATATTGTCCCCATTACCTTCTCATTTGACGGGGATGAAACTCCCTTAatttggggccttgcaagttgTCCAACTAGTTCCTTTTTGCCCCCGGTTCCAACTAAATCACGGTTGTGATTTAACCAGTCATTTGgaagggaaacaacagctgtGATAAAGCCAAAtcaaatttctgtccaaaaccaaacaaaatgTGCTGAAATTTAATGTCTTCGACTGGCATCAGTTATCTATTCGCACCGAAATTTCAACATTCTCCTTTTAATCCGCTTCAATTACCAaaaatcctcttttttttccccctttgtaAAAGTTGAAGCACATTAGTTCTGAAAACAATTTGCTATTTCCTTTCCTCATTCTCTACACCATCATATTCTTATAGAGGAACTCTAATGagtgaagaaaaaaataaaaattgatcaCAACGGTTGTGCATTCAAATATGttttccatcttgtaccaataaTTATAGATCAAATACATCTCTACTAAATCCATATGGCACCTTAATTACTAAGCAATTTTTTCTGGCCATTTTCTTCTTTATATTGTGCTATGGAATCTCCTAGAATTAGAACGGTACAtagaatttttttcccctttttttgtttgtttttctattttgatAGCATTGGGATGCTAGCAGACATGCTTCGTTTGGCCAACCTGGGATTGGATGAATGTTTAAGAGATGTGATCATGTAACTAGATTAGCAGACATGGGATTGGGGCTGGTCTCAGTTGTGCCTAGTTGGTGtaattcttaagaaaatttagtgcaTTTCTTGCGAGATTTGGTGCATGAGAATTCAGCATTGGTGACAAAAATGGATCACTAATTTGTATGGGTTTACACCAAGTTAAGAATCACACTAATTTTGGTCtttaatattttgtttaaaacaaatctaaacCCTAAAGTTTATAATTTTAGGCATATTTAGGACAACTAATGGAAATTTAAGAATGCCTAATGATCAACATCAAATTACCATTCGTCAACAACTTTAAATTTACACATTTGGACCccaatattttgattttgaatcataATATTCTTCTAAATTTTAAATAGTGACATTAAGAATTTTAAAATGCAATGAGATtcaatttaaattgaaatttactTAAATGGATAATATGAATTCTATTTAAAtccatttttctccttttttttgtttcatttattCCTATCACTAATATCTCATATACTTGGTCTCTTTTGCATGGTTAGTCTTAAGTTTATTATAGTTGCTACTACATAAATTGTTGTATATGTGGTGCCTATTGGTTTCAAATTCTTGTAGTTAGCTATCGTGATTATAAAAACTAGTAGTGAAGGTAGATGCCAATGTGAAGTACTTTtaggaatttttgaaaaaccattgtttattttttgttgtCTTTCTTACTAAGTAAACTCTAACATTCCATTactatagttttaaaatatttaatatgAATTTGTCGTTCGTCAACAACAATTTTGAATTGACACTTTTGGTCTgcaatatttgatttttaatcATTGTGTTCTCCTAAATTTTAAATAGTGACATTAAGGGGTTTAAAatgaaatgagatgcaatttagaatgaaattacactaaattGGTAATAGAAAttctaattaaatatattttctcctttttatttttatttcatttatttataccACTAATATCTCATATACTTGTTCTCTTTTGCATGGTTAGTCTCAAGTTTATTATAGTTaccacaaaataaatttttgtatatttggtgTGCATTGATTTCAAATTCTTGTAGTTAGCCATTGTGATTATAAAAACGAGTGAAGGTAAATATTGATATGAACTACTTTTAGGAATTTTTGGAAAGACTGTTGTTTTCCTTTTTGATGTCTTTCTTACCAATAAAATCTCATATTCCATCactatagttttaaaatatttattttaaaatttgtatACCCCAATAATCATTTAAtgattcaaataatttttgaaaccaaatttGTTTCAAACTCAGTTGATAACCAattgaaatggaaagaaaaaatgatttgtCTAATGAGTGCCCACTAGGTTCTCATTAAGATATAATTCAAGTGTTAATAATATGGAAAGATAAAGTTAAATAGAGAAAGTTTATAAATACAATACAACATaacaatagtttttttttttataaaaagcaAATTTTATAAATAGATTGCTGTAAATCATCTAGCACGAATAGAAAGTGTTGGCAAATATCTAATCTACAAAATTATATATTCTATTATCCAAAAAATTGAGTGATTCCTTCTTTTTGCTAActttgaaatgaaagtacaGATAGATATTGTCCAAGGGAGAGTCTTTTGAATCACTTAATAAagttcatttttcaaaaacatcaTTAGATAAAAGAAATAAAGTTTTTGAAACAGCAGAAAGGGAAATCTATTTTGTCatttagataaaaaaaaacgTATGATTCTTGTGAACTCAATGGGTCCTGCCCcttcaatttgataaaaagcaaattttattaatagattaTTGGAAATAATTTAGCACAATTTGATTTATATAACCACCCTAATAGCAAATTAAATATGCACTAAAATTATAGATTTGCAATTTAATAGATACAATAgatatgaaaaatataaaaattttcaaaattatcttCTAATAGATAAATTGTTACATCTCCCTTCTTTGCATGTTGAAATTGTTAGATCTACTAATTAACGGTTTGAAACTCCAATAATGATAATGAGATCTATTGAAATCgatccaaaatttaaaaaaaaattcatatctaacatccatatatgaaataaatttagatttgacaataaaataagaaaaaaaatctccATAAGAATCCCTAGAAGAAATAGGAAAACTCTTACTAAGGTCCCATTTGGTAACACagttcaacacttaaatttaatgaattcagattttaatttattcttttgataaaaTATCATAACTTCATTAAAATCTGTACTAATGGTAGAAATTACATCGTCAAACATATACAGATAtcaaagaagaaatgaagaaaggacACTCCAGATCTaaagaacaataaaaattacatAGTTAAACTCCAAATTAAAAAGatgagataaaataattataactCCATGGACATCTGTGCATATTTTCAATCGTCAGATCTACTGATTAACTGCTTCAAGTCCAGATATTATAGTGAGATCTATTGAATAGATCCAAGAGAATTTTAGATTTGATAAtcaaaatctcaaaaaaaaaaaaaacagttctaataaaagaaaaatggaaaaattatcaaaaactcTCACTAGGAATCTCTAGAGAGAATAAAACTCTCACTAAAAAATTTAGAAGCAAAGAAAACTTTTGCTAGACAACCCTAAGGAGAGAAAAAACTCTCACTATCcacacaaatgaaaagaaactatAGAGAGGGTTCCTTTCATGGGGAAAGGTCAGAATAATCTGATCTCTCTCCCATGGGAGAGTTGAAGGGAATTTTAGTAAGAGAGTTTTTTttagaaagaagaaagagagaaggAGAAGAGAAGGATTTATATTTAGAtgcgtttgataacaaaaaatagaatatctaaattaattaagtggcgtTAAATTTTCTGGACAAAACTTGCCTccaaattaagtgataagctattcactaTCATTAAATGTAATATGTGCTCAAATGTATCAGATTTAgtacttaataattcaataatttaatggatttagatttcagttttcaaacttcagttttatcaaatgaaCCCTGGGAAAACTTAGGAGAAACTTTATTAGAAAACTTAAGTAGACTCTCACTAAGAATAGAGTCTCCCTCCCTAATGGAAGGTTTTCGAAAAGAGAAAAAGTAGAGAGAAGTTTGAGAAGAGGATAACAATTGTTACTGTGTGCATTCACATAGTAATTTATGTATGATTTAAGTGTCTTAACAAGTGTCCAAGCACTTgttaaaaaatcataaaaagcttaatttacaaataatttaTATTTCATATATTTTAAAGGGAATTCAATGAGCTGTTTGATTaatgcaaaaaattaaaaaatgatatAACTCATTATCAATTAATTATTACTAgtgtaaataaaaaataacctAATTTACAAATAGTTTACATTTCACACACAGatatattttcttttcctgtttCCTTTTTCTCAATCCTTTCCCTTCGAATTACTATCTCTTCAGGTTGATTGACTTTTTCCATCCAAGTGATCATCGGGTAAGAATTAATACAGTTACTCGTAAAGTCATTGATGCTTGAAgtgtataaaaagaaaaatctggAGAGTGTCCTCAGAGAACTAATTAATACACATAATTTACAATGTTAATGCTCTATTCCTGTTTATTACCCGGCTTGTTGGATACACTTTCTCGCCTACACTTAACTTCTGGAATAAAAAGGCACCCTTAGGCAAACTCGATATAAAATAAACCTAGACCAATAAATTTCAACAAAGAATGTTCTTAAAGAGATTCAGCTACTGattaattttgaaatataaTCTTCATCCCAAACCAAAGCAGTTTGATTGCCTAAAAGGAAACGTGAGCAGGGAATAGAACTATAGTGAAAATTAGAAAGAGTAAAACCGACGAAAAAACCCTCGAATTGCACACTCTCTTCCCCTCTCCTATAGCCTCTGATCATCCAATTACTGCCATTTCTTACTCCTATTTTgttttcaatttcttccttTAATAGTTCGTTATTACACTTTTTAAATGGTGAAGATGATGGCAAAGTTGAGGGAGATGAATATCTGAATAATTTTAACATAGAGGTTCCATTGGTGGCAATGAAGAGTATGATGGGCAATAGAGATGAGATGACGATGATTTTGGAGTAAAAATTTGGATGTTTGGGtcgtgtttcttttgttttcgcTAAGTTAGTTTGTaatactttgtttttttttaaatctagtAAAATTAGACTCATCTATGTTGTTTAATTTGAGAATGTATGGATTTTGTTTAATTAGACTCATCTATACCTAGTGTTTTGTTTTTATAATGATTTGTTGgatttatatgtgaataattatgtgttGCAAACTATCAAGTAAGGCTAAATTTAATTAAAGTGATTAAttataatttgaaatttaatgtatctaataggatgtggCCTTTAATATCTAGAGATTTAAAGATAATTTCTATTTCTATGGTGGGTTGAAATAGGAATACAAAAGGTAACAAAAAAGTTGTCTATAAATAAGGTTATGGTTTCCAAATCACACGTATTCTTATTGTAGTATTTTCTAGTATCACAAAATAGCTCTTTTCTGATATCCCACTGTCAGGAAAGACACCAAAGAGAAATTAAAGAGTTTTTTTCAAGGGAATAACAATTACATGTTGACTTGAAAGGCTATCCCAAAATCTTCAAGGATTCAAGTACTAGTTTATCAACATGAATTCAGGCATGCTTCCGTAATTTtgttgttaatttattttttaataatcgtcataaaaattttggatttaatagATGATAATTTTTACCAAACATTAATATAAATAATCACTAACAGTAAAACTCATGTGTGTGCGCGCGCGCACGTGCGCACATGTATATGTATGCatgtatgtttttttttctacaaaCAATATTAGTTTTTATAGATATTAACACTTGATACAACAAGGAGTACTTACAAAAGGGGCAACAGCCCGTTTATCTAATCTATTATCTAATCTATTGGCTTCTATCAGCCAACATGGAAAGTCACCTTCCCAATCTATGTCATTAACTAGCTTTGATGCAAAAAGTGCTAGCCTATAACTTGCTATATTCAAAAAGTATGCATgtatgtgtgtgtctatatatatatatttgtgctCTCTTTCTTACGGTTTTATTTCCACGTTCTTATTTCTGGTGAAAG
This region of Coffea arabica cultivar ET-39 chromosome 3c, Coffea Arabica ET-39 HiFi, whole genome shotgun sequence genomic DNA includes:
- the LOC140037932 gene encoding BURP domain-containing protein 16-like yields the protein MANLSFSMLVFVIASIYPAFSFCRTTSSLSTASEQLKYWHENVQNNMPGVLLSKLSPLNKDDSEFFTSLASKQSFSSNAKFCSLANLACYAEMNSIKPLGNGYGYNNNKASPGLENVDPFSFFRISILKQGNRVHLSNLEDQFPQRSFLPSQIASKISLDESNLEKVFPQSFVNPNTKGNIDTTLLYCNSAALKGEIKSCSTSLESMIEFSKTTLGSKRLVALTTKMDVVEPKTKVPVNTILAICHMDTSAWPSYHAAFKILKLSPGKGEACHWMTQIDLLWISAEENV